The sequence TCGACCTGGCGGTGGCGGTCGGTGTGCTGCCGCACCTCGACGGCCCGGAGGACGCGCTGCGCCTGTTGGGCGGCGTCAGATCGGTCCTGGCCAGGGGCGGGCGCCTCGTCATCGACGACCTCGGGCCGGCGGAGATGCCCCTCCGCGACATGCCTCTGTCGATCGACTGGCGGCGCGAGATTGATGGCCGCGAGGTGGTTCGGCGCAGTGAATTGGTGCGGCGTGAATCGCCGGAAGGGCTGCGGGTCGCCTTCTCCACGATCGCGGATGCAGTACAACCCGATGGTACGATAGCGCGGCTTCCTGCAAGTCATCAGCTCTGGTATCCATCTCCTGAGGCGCTTTCCGCGCTCGTCAAGCAGGCGGGGATGGTGGTCGAGTTGAGCTACGGCTCGCACGACCTCGAGCCACTTGGCGACGAGAGCGCGCGCCGGATCTATGTCGTCGCGTACGAACCCGCGGCGGCCCCGACGCGAGAGGTGAAGGTTGGCTGAGCAGATCAGGCTGCTGGTGATCGAGGACGTTCCGCAGGTGGCGATGCACATGCGGTCGCTGCTGCAGGCCCAGTCGCAGATCAAGATGCTGGACGTGATCACCTCCGGAGAGCAGGCCATGTCGGCCGTGAGCGAGCTTCGTCCGGACGTGCTGATCGTCGACGCCCTGTTGCAGGGCCGCGTCTCGGGGATGCAGGTTGCCGAACAGGTCCGCCGCACGGAGCCGAGCGTGTCGGTGATCGTGCTGACCGTGCCGCAGAACCCGGTCACCGAGGACCCCGCCGCCGGGATCGACGCGGTGCTCAGGATGCCGTTCTCGGGCTTCGACCTCACCACATTGGTCCGCAAGGTGCATGAGCAGAGCAACGTCTCCGGAGGCCACAACGCCTCGACCATGATCTCGCTCTTCTCGCCCAAGGGCGGCGTCGGGCGGACGACCCTGGCCTTCAACCTGGCCGTGGCGCTGGGTGCCGACCATCGGGTCTGCCTGATCGACGGCTCCCTGCAGTTCAGTGACCTGCGCGGACTGCTGCGCGCGCCGGCGAGCGCGCCCTCGATCATGAACCTGCCAACCGACCGCATCCGAGACACTGATCTGGCCGAGGTGCTGTGGAAGGATCCCTCCGGGATCGAGGTGCTGCTCGCGCCGCCACGCATTGAGATGGCCGAGATGGTCACGACTCGCGATATCGAGAAGGCGCTCTCGATCATCCGGCAGGTCTACGAAGTGATCGTGGTCGACACGCGCGCGTCCCTCTCGGATGACGTGCTCGCCTTCCTCGATGCATCCGACCTGATCCTGGAGGTGCTGGCCTACGACAGCATGGCGATTCGCGCCCTGGCGATGGCCGACGAGGCCTTTGCCGCCATCGGATACGCGGCGCACAAGCTCGAGACGGTCCTGAACCGATCGGACTCGACCGGCGGCTTCAGCAAGGCTGACGTCGAGGAAGCGCTCAATCGGAAGATCGACCACGAGGTCGTCTCGGACGGGAAGCTCGTGATCGCCGCCAATAACGAGGGTGTTCCCTTCGTGCTGGCCAACCCCGATGCGCAGGTCTCACAGGGGGTCCGGGCGATGGCCGCCTCCCTTGCGGCACGGCTGCCGGGGAGCGTCCCCGTCCTCGCACGCCGCTGACCGTCGCGGTGGGGCTCCGGGCAGACCCCCGGCCGATCGGGGTCTTCGACTCTGGCGTCGGCGGCCTGACCGTTCTCGCAGAGCTTCGCCGGCGCCTGCCCGCCGAATCGACGATCTACCTGGGCGACAACGCTCGCGCCCCATATGGGCCGCGCAGCGCCGACGAGGTGCGCGCCTTCACGCTCGAGTCGGTCGCGTGGCTGCTGGCGCAGGACGTGAAGCTGCTGGTCCTTGCCTGCAACACGGCGACCGCCCAGGCGCTGCCGGTGGTCCGCGCGATGGCGGCCGTGCCGGTGCTCGGCGTGGTGCGGCCGGGTGCTCTTGCGGCCGCTGCCTCCACCCGGGTCGGGCACGTGGGGGTGATCGCAACTCTCGGAACGGTCGCGTCGGGCGCCTACGTCGCCGCGATTGGCCAGGCGGATCCTGCCCTGATCGTGACGCAGCAGGCCTGCCCCGAGCTGGTCCCGATGGTGGAGGCGGGCCAACTCAGCGGCCCGGTCGCCGAGGCGACGGTCAGCGGCTACCTTGGCGAGCTGTTCGGCGCGGACCCACGGATCGATACCCTGCTGCTCGGTTGCACGCACTATCCGCTGCTGCGACCGCTGATCGAGGAGGTGGCAGGGCCGCAGGTGGCGGTCGTCGATTCGGCATTCACCACGGCGCTCGCCACGGAAGACCTGATCGACGCGCTCGGCGCACGGAGCGGACAGCCAGCCCCGGGTGCCAACCGGATCGTGACCACTGGCAAGGTCGCGAGCTTCACCGCCGTTGCGGGAATGGTCTTCGGCGAGGCGCTTCCCTCGGTTGAGCAGGCGGTGGTGGCAGCCGTCTAGACTCCCCGCATGGCACGCAGCGCAAGCCGGATCGGGATGGGGATTATCGTCGGGGGGTTGCTGGCCATGGGCGCCACGGCAGTCCAGCGCGAGCTGCTCCGCCGGGCGGGCACGCGGCTCATCGACTGGGAGTCGGTTCGGCGCATCGCGCGCCGCCGACTGGGAGCCGGGGGAGCGGGGCTGAGCGCGGCCGACCGTTCGGAGGCCGACACGTTCTACCGCGCCGAGCTGCTGCGGATCGAGCCGATCGTGGCGGAGGCGATCGGTGCCGAGCTGCCTCGTGCGCTCGAGACGCCGGCGGTGATCGATCGCTTCGAGTGGATCGACCTCAACCTGGCGACCTTCGAGCAGCTCTTCGGTCGGGTGGAGCGGATCATCAACGACGCCACCACCGGAGCCGATACCCCCGGCCGCGCGCTGGCACGGATCTTGAATCGGTCGCTCGGCAATCAGCAGCTCGGGCTGCTGATGGCGTTCCTGGCGCGCAAGGTGCTCGGCCAGTACGACGTCAGCCTCCTCGCCGCGGCGCCGGCAGCACGAGGCCGGCTGAACTTCGTCGAGCCGAACATCAGGGCCAGCGCGGAGACGCTGGGCGTTTCGCTGGGCGAGTTCCGCACCTTCATCGCGCTGCACGAGGCGACCCACGCCTTCGAGTTCGAGGCGTATCCGTGGCTGCGCGAGCATTTCGCGGCCTCTGTCGGCGAGGCGATCGAGCAGATGGCGACGGACACCGGCGGACTCAGCCGGCGCCTGCGAGGCGCGCTGCGCGGCCGCGATGGACACTGGCTGGAACGGATGATGACGCCCGCCCAGCTCGGCACCTTCCGCCGCACCCAGGCGCTGATGTCGCTGCTGGAGGGCTACTCGAACCACGTGATGAACGACGCCGGCGAGCGGCTGCTGCCAGGCTTCGGCAAGCTCCATGAGCGATTCGAGCGCCGCAACGAGGCGCGCGGAGCCCTCGAGCGGGCGATCATGCGCCTGACCGGCCTCGACCTGAAGATGGAGCAGTACGCGGCCGGCGAGCGATTCGTGACTGCCGTCCTGGCCGTACGGGATCGCGCATTCCTGAACCAGGTGTGGGAGGGTCCCGCCAACCTGCCGGACCTCGCCGAGATCCGCCAGCCGCAGCGCTGGATCGACCGGATCGAGGGACGCCGAACCAAGGAGCAGGTCAGCTGACCGACGAGATCGTGATCCTGGCGACGCCGATCTTCGGCGCCCCGCTCTCGGCCGAACATGCGGCGCAGCTTCAGGCGGTGCCCGGCGCGCGGGTGGTGCAGATGTCGCGCGAGGGGCTGGTCCACGACGATGCCGAGACGGCGCTCGCCTCCGCTCGCGTGCTGTTGCGAGGCGGCGTGCCCGCATCGGTGCTCGACCACATCATCGCCCGCGCTCCGCGCCTGGAGTGGATCCACTCCTTCTCGGCCGGGGTGGACCGCGTGGCGACCCCCGCGGTTCGCGAGCGCGGGCTGATCGTGACGAATGCGCGGGGTGTCTTCTCCCGGCCGATCGCCGAGTACGTGGTGATGATGTGCCTGGCCATCGCACGTCGGCTGCCGCAGCTCCTCGAGCTGCAGCGCGAGCAGACGTGGCAGCCGCTGCGTGGGACCGAGCTGGGTGGCATGACGATCGGGATCGTCGGCTTTGGGAGCATCGGCTCCGAGATCGCCAGTCTGCTGGCGCCATTCGAGGCGAAGGTGCTGGCCACGCGGCGGCATCCCGAGCGGGGAGCCGGCGACGCGTCGAATGTCGAGCTGCTGGGCCTCGATCAGCTCGACGAGCTGCTGCGCCGCAGCGACATCGTGGTCGTGGCCGCGCCGCTGACCGATGACACGGCCGGGCTGATCGGGGCCGCCCAGCTGCAGGAGATGCGGGAGCACGCGTGGCTGATCAACATCGCCCGCGGCCGGCTGCTCGATGAGCTGGCGCTGCGCCGGGCACTCGAATCCGGCTGGATCGGCGGAGCGGTGCTCGATGTCTTCAACGAGGAGCCGCTGCCGCCGGATTCACCGCTGTACGGCACGCCGAACCTGATCCTCACACCGCACACCTCGTGGTCGAGCGACCGGGTGGTGGACCGCTCGCTCGACCTGTTCGTGGCCAACCTTCGGCGATTCGCTGCGGGTGAGCGACTCGAGAACGTGGTCGACCTGGAGGCCGGGTACTAGCCGGTGCAGGTCACCATCGTCGGGCTGCCGGGGAGCGGCAAGACGACCGTCTTCAATGCCCTGACCGGGGCGCACGCCGACACCGGGGGCTTCTCCGGCGGACGTGCCGCGCCGAACCTGGGTGTGGTCAAGGTGCCCGACGAGCGCCTGGAACGCCTTGCGGACCTGTTCCACCCGCGTAAGACGACACCGGCCGATGTCACCTACGTCGACGTTGCCATCCCGGCCGGCGCGACCCGTGAAGGGACGATCAACCCGGACGTGCTGGCCCTGGTCCGCAATGCCGATGCGCTCCTGCACGTGGCCCGCGCCTTCGAAGCCGGTGGCGCCGACGGCCCGCCGGACCCATGGCGTGACGTCGAGGCGCTCGACCTGGAATTCGCGATCGCCGACTTGATGGTGATCGAGAAGCGCCTGGAGAAGCTGCGCACCTCGGGGCGCCACGGCGCGCCGGCGGAGCGCGAGGCGAACGCCCAGGAAGAGGCTCTCCTTGCGCGCCTGGAGCCGGAGCTGTCCGCCGGGCACCCGCTGCGAGCGGTCGCCCTGACCGATGACGACGAGCTGCGCCTGCGCGGGTATCGGTTCCTGACCCAGAAGCCGGTACTGGTGGTCCTGAACATCGACGAGGGCCAGCTCGCGGCCGTATCCGAGCTCGAGACCGCCGGCCGGGAGCGCTACGCCCAGCCCCAGACGGCCGTGGCCGCGCTGGGCGGCAAGATCGAGGCCGAGCTCGCCCAGCTCTCCGAGGCCGATGCGGCGCTCTTCATGGATGACCTGGGGATCGCCGAGCCGAGCCGCGGTCGCGTCATCCGCCTGACCTATGCGCTGCTGGGACTCTTCTCCTTCTTCACGGCCGGCGAGGACGAGTGCCGAGCCTGGACGCTGCGGCACGGCGCGACGGCGGTCGATGCGGCAGCGGCGGTTCACTCCGACCTGGCGCGCGGGTTCATTCGCGCGGAGGTGGTCACCTACGACGACCTGATCGCGTGCGGCAGCATGGTGGAGGCCCGCAAGCGCGGGCTGCTGCGATCCGAGGGGAAGACGTATGCGGTGCGCGACGGCGACGTGATCGAGGTGCTCTTCAACGTCGCCCGCTGAGGCGGAAGGACGTCTACGAAGAGAGGTCGACCTCCGCGATGACGCTGCGGAACTCGTCGCTGGTCTCGACCAGGTAGGTGTCCGCCTCGTCCATGCCCACGCTCATGCTGGCCGTGAGCTTCTCGTCCGCGGCGTAAGTGAACCCGTGGCTGCGCTCGAGCTCGCGGGCAATCGCCTCGACCAGGGTGTCCTCCTCGAAGGTATCGACCACCGCCGCCCTGGCGGCCAGCACGAGCGACGCGAAGGCCTCCGGCGCGTACTCCGTGTCGCTGACCAGCACCGCATCGGTGAGGAGGTCGGTGGCTCCCTCGTGCAGCTCGTAGAAGAAGAGTTTCATGATGGCCCGATGATAGCCGCCCGGCCGGACCTGCTCGTGATCGGCGGCCTGACCGTCGACCGCTTCGCCGATGGCTCCTCTGCTCCCGGCGGGTCGGTCCTGCACATCGCCCGGGCGGCCGTCCCACGGGGCTTGCGGGTGGCGGTCATGACCGTCGCCGGACCCGAGCCCGAGGCACGGGCGGGGCTGGATGAGCTCCGCCGCGTGACGGCCCGGCTCGATTTCAGCGAGGCGGCCGCCACCGCCACGTTCATCCATCGCGATTCTCCTGGGGGGAGGCGCCTCCGGCTTGAGCGGAGTGGTGGTCCGATCCGGTTCGCCGGCATCGATTCGCACGACACCCCGTCCGCCATCCTGGTGGCGCCGATCGCTGACGAGGTTGCGCCAGACGACCTCGCGCGCCTGGACGACGCGCCCGCGCGCGGCGCAATCCTGCAGGGCTTCCTTCGCTCGATTGCCGCTGATGGCGAGGTGCGGCCGCTTCCGCTGTCGGCGCTCTCCCCGCGACTCATTGCCCAATTGAGCACGTTCGATCTGCTGGTTGCCAGCCGCGAGGACCTCCTGGGAGAGGCTGCGGAACCATCGGACCAGCTGGCCGCGCTGCGCAGCTGCGTCGGCGCAGGGCCCCAGCTGGTCGTGACGGATGGGGTTCACGGCGTCTGGATGGAACGCGAGCACCTTCCCGTACCGCGGCGCGTCAGGGGCGTCCCGAGCGTGGGCGCCGGGGACGTCTTCGCCGCCTTCATGCTCGCCGGTGGGTGGCCGCGGCCCCCGACCGCCGGCTTCCTGCGCCAGCGTGCCGAGGGCGCGATGCAGGTCGTCTCCGAGGCCCTGGAGGAACGGCGGCGCTAGGCTCTCGGAATCTCCGTCATGCCACGCGAGCTACGCGCGCTGCCCGACGGTCGGCGGCCGCGACCCAGCGCCGAAGCCTGCGCAGCCGCGCATCGACCCGCAGTCGCACGCGACCGACCGCCAGCATCCCACCACCACGTCCGAGCGCAAATGCCAGATCGAGCACCCGAGAGCTCGTCAGGGCAGCCTCCAGCGCTCCGTGCAGATCGCCGCGGTGCCGCTCGCGGATGCGCGCCACCTCGAGCCAGGCGGCGGCAGCATCCGTCGAGGCACGACGCGTGGCGGCGGTCCACAGCTCCTCCGCTCGGTCAACCTCCCCCGCGCTGATCAGCAATCGCGTCGCCATCCGGCGCAGCGAATGTGCCCGATCCTGGTCAACCCCCGGCAGCATCGCCGACTCGACCACCTCGAGCGCCTCTTCGCTCGCGCCGTGGCGCAGGAGCTCGACCGCCATTCCATGGGGATCGAGCACCGGAGCATCACGCCAGCCGCCGGCGCGCATCCGCACGAGCTCGCCCTCCAGCAGGGCGAGCGAGACGATGTCCTGCAGGTTGTGATCGAGGACATCGGTCAACAGGTCGGGTGAGCCGCCGCGCAGGTAGCCGAAGTACCGCGAAGGCACCTCGCTGCCGGGGCAGTCGGATGTGCGGATCACGCCCAGCACGCCGGACTCCACGTCGGCCAGTCGAGCCCCGCCCAGCGGCCTGCGGTACAGCCGGCGGGCAACGGGCAGCAGGTCGTCGTGGAGCTCGGGCAGCGCCGACATCTCGCGGAAGAGGCGATGAACCGTCAGCCGGGTGATGAGGAGCGGCAGGTCGAAGCCCCGCCCGTTGTAGGTGACGACCCGCGGCAGCGCGGCCAGCTCGCTGCAGGCGAGCCGGAGCAGCGCGGCCTCATGGGGATAGTCGGGGAGGAGCAGCTGTCGCACGACCAGGTGCCCGCCCTCCAGGTGGCCGAGGCCGGCCAGGAAAACCACGGTCCCGGCGCCGGTCGAGAGGCCGGTCGTCTCGGTGTCGAAGTAGCAGGCCGGCGGCAGGTCGACGAGGTTCGCAACGGTCGCGGCCGGGAGGGCGACGCGCCGCTCGACCACGACCGCCGCGCCATCGGGTGCGATCTGCA is a genomic window of Chloroflexota bacterium containing:
- a CDS encoding methyltransferase, with translation MSADIFGSQPSDEDRLAELYDLEHDDLVEDLPFYRELARRTAGPVLDLGCGSGRLFTTLLDGRAPRILGIDGSAALVRRAEARIAGDPRLADAARDGRLSVMRGDVRVISTLNIRERFDLAVAVGVLPHLDGPEDALRLLGGVRSVLARGGRLVIDDLGPAEMPLRDMPLSIDWRREIDGREVVRRSELVRRESPEGLRVAFSTIADAVQPDGTIARLPASHQLWYPSPEALSALVKQAGMVVELSYGSHDLEPLGDESARRIYVVAYEPAAAPTREVKVG
- a CDS encoding response regulator, producing the protein MAEQIRLLVIEDVPQVAMHMRSLLQAQSQIKMLDVITSGEQAMSAVSELRPDVLIVDALLQGRVSGMQVAEQVRRTEPSVSVIVLTVPQNPVTEDPAAGIDAVLRMPFSGFDLTTLVRKVHEQSNVSGGHNASTMISLFSPKGGVGRTTLAFNLAVALGADHRVCLIDGSLQFSDLRGLLRAPASAPSIMNLPTDRIRDTDLAEVLWKDPSGIEVLLAPPRIEMAEMVTTRDIEKALSIIRQVYEVIVVDTRASLSDDVLAFLDASDLILEVLAYDSMAIRALAMADEAFAAIGYAAHKLETVLNRSDSTGGFSKADVEEALNRKIDHEVVSDGKLVIAANNEGVPFVLANPDAQVSQGVRAMAASLAARLPGSVPVLARR
- the murI gene encoding glutamate racemase, yielding MGLRADPRPIGVFDSGVGGLTVLAELRRRLPAESTIYLGDNARAPYGPRSADEVRAFTLESVAWLLAQDVKLLVLACNTATAQALPVVRAMAAVPVLGVVRPGALAAAASTRVGHVGVIATLGTVASGAYVAAIGQADPALIVTQQACPELVPMVEAGQLSGPVAEATVSGYLGELFGADPRIDTLLLGCTHYPLLRPLIEEVAGPQVAVVDSAFTTALATEDLIDALGARSGQPAPGANRIVTTGKVASFTAVAGMVFGEALPSVEQAVVAAV
- a CDS encoding zinc-dependent metalloprotease, coding for MARSASRIGMGIIVGGLLAMGATAVQRELLRRAGTRLIDWESVRRIARRRLGAGGAGLSAADRSEADTFYRAELLRIEPIVAEAIGAELPRALETPAVIDRFEWIDLNLATFEQLFGRVERIINDATTGADTPGRALARILNRSLGNQQLGLLMAFLARKVLGQYDVSLLAAAPAARGRLNFVEPNIRASAETLGVSLGEFRTFIALHEATHAFEFEAYPWLREHFAASVGEAIEQMATDTGGLSRRLRGALRGRDGHWLERMMTPAQLGTFRRTQALMSLLEGYSNHVMNDAGERLLPGFGKLHERFERRNEARGALERAIMRLTGLDLKMEQYAAGERFVTAVLAVRDRAFLNQVWEGPANLPDLAEIRQPQRWIDRIEGRRTKEQVS
- a CDS encoding D-2-hydroxyacid dehydrogenase gives rise to the protein MILATPIFGAPLSAEHAAQLQAVPGARVVQMSREGLVHDDAETALASARVLLRGGVPASVLDHIIARAPRLEWIHSFSAGVDRVATPAVRERGLIVTNARGVFSRPIAEYVVMMCLAIARRLPQLLELQREQTWQPLRGTELGGMTIGIVGFGSIGSEIASLLAPFEAKVLATRRHPERGAGDASNVELLGLDQLDELLRRSDIVVVAAPLTDDTAGLIGAAQLQEMREHAWLINIARGRLLDELALRRALESGWIGGAVLDVFNEEPLPPDSPLYGTPNLILTPHTSWSSDRVVDRSLDLFVANLRRFAAGERLENVVDLEAGY
- a CDS encoding DUF933 domain-containing protein encodes the protein MQVTIVGLPGSGKTTVFNALTGAHADTGGFSGGRAAPNLGVVKVPDERLERLADLFHPRKTTPADVTYVDVAIPAGATREGTINPDVLALVRNADALLHVARAFEAGGADGPPDPWRDVEALDLEFAIADLMVIEKRLEKLRTSGRHGAPAEREANAQEEALLARLEPELSAGHPLRAVALTDDDELRLRGYRFLTQKPVLVVLNIDEGQLAAVSELETAGRERYAQPQTAVAALGGKIEAELAQLSEADAALFMDDLGIAEPSRGRVIRLTYALLGLFSFFTAGEDECRAWTLRHGATAVDAAAAVHSDLARGFIRAEVVTYDDLIACGSMVEARKRGLLRSEGKTYAVRDGDVIEVLFNVAR
- a CDS encoding ribonuclease H-like domain-containing protein; this encodes MRTLADRLAEIRAERRVPAPQRPARSPDDRAEILARWFGARLQIAPDGAAVVVERRVALPAATVANLVDLPPACYFDTETTGLSTGAGTVVFLAGLGHLEGGHLVVRQLLLPDYPHEAALLRLACSELAALPRVVTYNGRGFDLPLLITRLTVHRLFREMSALPELHDDLLPVARRLYRRPLGGARLADVESGVLGVIRTSDCPGSEVPSRYFGYLRGGSPDLLTDVLDHNLQDIVSLALLEGELVRMRAGGWRDAPVLDPHGMAVELLRHGASEEALEVVESAMLPGVDQDRAHSLRRMATRLLISAGEVDRAEELWTAATRRASTDAAAAWLEVARIRERHRGDLHGALEAALTSSRVLDLAFALGRGGGMLAVGRVRLRVDARLRRLRRWVAAADRRAARVARVA